From Longimicrobium sp., one genomic window encodes:
- a CDS encoding sigma-70 family RNA polymerase sigma factor codes for MLKLLVNDRDREARQPSPRERLKQLDDSGVVAAHLEGDRLAFGELVERYQNRLLNFVYRTTGDRERGEDLVQETFIRVYRHIHRFDQSKKFSTWIYTIASNLAKNELRNRSRNPLVLFQTLMKNRDADTRPLEWEDNTYRPDDLFRKRHLKSQVDSAVDQLPEHHRTVFVLREMEGKTYEEIAEITSTNLGTVKSRLNRARNNFAQLIAPLLD; via the coding sequence ATGCTGAAACTCCTCGTCAACGATCGCGACCGCGAGGCCAGGCAGCCTTCTCCGCGAGAGCGCCTGAAGCAGCTGGACGACAGCGGGGTGGTCGCCGCGCACCTGGAGGGCGACCGGCTGGCGTTCGGCGAACTGGTGGAGCGCTACCAGAACCGCCTGCTGAACTTCGTCTACCGCACCACGGGCGACCGTGAGCGCGGCGAAGACCTGGTGCAGGAAACGTTCATCCGCGTGTACCGGCACATTCACCGCTTCGACCAGAGCAAGAAGTTCTCGACCTGGATCTACACGATCGCGTCGAACCTGGCCAAGAACGAGCTGCGCAACCGCTCGCGCAACCCGCTGGTGCTCTTCCAGACGCTGATGAAGAACCGCGACGCCGACACGCGTCCGCTGGAGTGGGAAGACAACACCTACCGGCCGGACGACCTGTTCCGGAAGCGCCACCTGAAGAGCCAGGTGGACTCGGCGGTCGACCAGCTTCCCGAGCACCACCGCACCGTCTTCGTCCTGCGCGAGATGGAGGGCAAGACGTACGAGGAGATCGCCGAGATCACCAGCACCAACCTGGGCACCGTGAAGAGCCGCCTGAACCGGGCGCGCAACAACTTCGCCCAGCTGATCGCGCCGCTGCTGGACTGA